Sequence from the Hamadaea flava genome:
CACGCCGCTCGGGCAGTACCGGTAAGGCCGGAGGCCAGCAGCGCTCCAGTGATCGGTGACAGGCCGATCACAGCCGCGACCGCGAATGCCAGCACCGATACGACTGCTAGCCGAACCTCGCGGCCTGGTGGTCAGAAGAACCGCAGATACAGGTAGGGGACGCAGACTGCGACGGTGATGACGGTGACGACAAGCCCATACTTGGTGAACTGCCAGAACGAGATCGGTCTGCCCGAACGCTCGGCGATGCCGAGCATGACCACGTTGGCCGACGCGCCGATGGCTGTGGCGTTGCCGCCGAGGTCGGCGCCGAGCGCGAGGGCCCACCACAGCACGTTGCCGGTCGGGGTGCCGTCGGCGTGGACGAGGTCGGCGACGATCGGGCTCATCGTCGCCACGTAGGGAATGTTGTCCACGATGGCCGACAGGGCGGCCGACGCCCACAGCAGCAGCATGGTGGCACCCCACAGCCGACCGTCGACGGCATCGGTGGCGGCGCTGGAGACGGTGTCGATGACACCGGTGTTGACCAGTCCGCCGACCATGACGAACAGTCCGGCGAAGAAGATGAGCGTATGCCATTCGACGTCGCGGGCGATCTCGTCCGGATCGAGGCGGGACGCCGCGAGCAGGATCAACCCGCCGACGATCGCGACGACCGACGGCTCTAGGTGCAGCAGCGAGTGCAGTAGGAACGCGGCGAGCACGACCGCCAGGACGGCGAGACTGACCGCGAGCAGGCGTGGGTTGCGGATCGCCTCACGTTCACGCATCGCCAGCACCGACGCGACCCGGCTGCTGTCGGCAGAGAACGCGTGGCGGAACAGCCACCGGCACAGGGCCAGGAACACCACGAGCAGGATCAGCACGATCGGCGCCAGCACCGACAGGAAGTCGTTGAACGTCAGCCCGGACCTGCTGGCGATGATGATGTTCGGCGGGTCGCCGATCAGCGTCGCGGTACCGCCGATGTTGGAGGCCATGACCTCGGCGATCAGGAACGGCGCGGCAGGCAGGCCGAGCCGGTCGCACACGAAGAGGGTCACCGGCGCGACCAGCAGGACAGTGGTGACGTTGTCCAGCCCCGCCGACGCTATTCCGGTGATCAGCACGAGGATGACCATCACCGGGTACGGCCGGCCGCGGGCGCGTTTGACGGCCCAGATCGCCAAGTATTCGAACAAACCCGTGCGGCGCAGCACCGCCACGATCAGCATCATGCCGATCAGCAGGAAGATCACGTTCCAGTCGATGCCGGAGTCCGAGGAGAAGAACGCCTCCTCGGCATTCGTGGCTCCGATGAGCAGCATCGCGATCGCCCCGCCGAGCGCGGCAGCCACCCGGTGAACCCATTCGGTGGCGATCAGGACGTACGCGGCGGCGAAGACGGCCACCGCCAGCCAAGCCTGAACGCTCACAGCGGCAGCACCCGGTCCAGCAGCGCGTGCAAGGTGACCGCACCGAGCAGCGCGCCGTCGACGACGGCCACCAGGGGGCTGCGCGTACGCGCCATCAGCGCTGCCATCTCCAACGCGGTCGCTTGCGGCGGTACGACGGGTAGTTCGTGGGGTTGTGGCGGCAGTAGCTCGCGCACAGTGCGGTCGCCGAGTTCGCGGACGAACACGTCGGCGGCGGCCTCGTCGACCAGATGGGTCAGCGCGGGATCGTCCTGGCAGTAGGACGGCACCGCCAGCCGCAGCACCTGCGTACCGGGTAGGACGGCGAATGGTCGGCCCTGGTTGTCGACGACGATCAGACCGGGCAGATCGGCATCGGCCAGAATCCGGGCCGCCTCGATAGCGGGCGTCGTGAGAGTGACCGTCGGATAAGGCTGAACGAGGTCGGCGGCGCGCACGAGAGTCTCCAAGGGTCGGCGAACACTGTGCCGACCAGACTTCCCGGCGCTCCGGCGGCCACCCTATCGGTTCTGTGACGACTTTGCGACTCGCCGTGCTCAAAGTGGCGTTCAAGGGTCCTGAGACGTCGTGCTCTGGCTGGCCCGGGTGGGCTTTCGCCCCTCCGGCGGGCGGTACTAACGCCTCATTCTCCGCATGCTCAGGTAGAGCGTGGCGGCGCCGAGTACGGCGGTCACGGCGCCGACGGACACGTTGCTCGCGACTGCGGGCGTGGTGTTGACCGTGCCGCGGATTACCCACGGTGACACGAACGCCCAAATACCGAGAACGGGAATCACCCAGGTGACGCCGTGCCAACGCTCAAACGACGCGGTCAAGCCGCAGGCGAGCGCGACGAGCACCGCGCCGGTGGCGATGTTGCTGATCGCGAGCGGTGCCAGCGATTGGAAGCCGACCACCCAGGGTGAAATCGCAAGATACAACCCCGATAGCAGAACGAGGCCGGTGACGACGTGAGCGGCCCAGGTCTCGTTGACCTGTTCGTACTTCTGGCGCAACGCCACAATGTCGGGATGCCGCTCGATGCTGATCGTGGAAGCCATGGTTTGCCACCCCCAGAAAAGCCCAAAGAAGGAGTGCAATATGCGGCTACCGCGCACCGCCTGGTCACCGTTGATCGGGTGATGCGCTGGCGGGCTGCCTTACCTCCAGGCTAGTACCGCCCGGGGTGCAGTCAACCTGCGGATCGGGCACGGGCCCGTCGGCGCGCTCAGCGCCCTCACCACGAGCGTTCGGGTGATCGAGACCCCGGAAGCCGGTCGTTCGTGGCAGGTGGAACCGGTTCCCGTCATGATCGGGGCCTTGGCCCCTACCTCGTGAGCGTCCCCGTGCTGCGCTCTAGACCGGGCATTCGTGCTGGAGGTGACCGATGATCACGCTTTCGACGCAGCCACGCGTCAAACCGCCCGAAGATGACGGCTTGGTCGGCGATCGCGGCCAACACCCTCGGGCTCGTCCTGCTATCCGGGAGCTGGCTTGAAGGGCGTGTGCCCCGACGCCACAGGACCTTGGCCTCTGCGTGGGCGATCCCGCAATGCGATGTGATGACCGGTGACTATTCGGCGAGCCAACAGCTGACCAGCTCAACGCGGTCTTGGGGGAGTCATGGACACTCTGGTGA
This genomic interval carries:
- a CDS encoding SLC13 family permease; protein product: MSVQAWLAVAVFAAAYVLIATEWVHRVAAALGGAIAMLLIGATNAEEAFFSSDSGIDWNVIFLLIGMMLIVAVLRRTGLFEYLAIWAVKRARGRPYPVMVILVLITGIASAGLDNVTTVLLVAPVTLFVCDRLGLPAAPFLIAEVMASNIGGTATLIGDPPNIIIASRSGLTFNDFLSVLAPIVLILLVVFLALCRWLFRHAFSADSSRVASVLAMREREAIRNPRLLAVSLAVLAVVLAAFLLHSLLHLEPSVVAIVGGLILLAASRLDPDEIARDVEWHTLIFFAGLFVMVGGLVNTGVIDTVSSAATDAVDGRLWGATMLLLWASAALSAIVDNIPYVATMSPIVADLVHADGTPTGNVLWWALALGADLGGNATAIGASANVVMLGIAERSGRPISFWQFTKYGLVVTVITVAVCVPYLYLRFF
- a CDS encoding CBS domain-containing protein; amino-acid sequence: MRAADLVQPYPTVTLTTPAIEAARILADADLPGLIVVDNQGRPFAVLPGTQVLRLAVPSYCQDDPALTHLVDEAAADVFVRELGDRTVRELLPPQPHELPVVPPQATALEMAALMARTRSPLVAVVDGALLGAVTLHALLDRVLPL
- a CDS encoding SPW repeat protein, which codes for MASTISIERHPDIVALRQKYEQVNETWAAHVVTGLVLLSGLYLAISPWVVGFQSLAPLAISNIATGAVLVALACGLTASFERWHGVTWVIPVLGIWAFVSPWVIRGTVNTTPAVASNVSVGAVTAVLGAATLYLSMRRMRR